In Oleiharenicola lentus, the following are encoded in one genomic region:
- a CDS encoding type II toxin-antitoxin system RelE/ParE family toxin, producing the protein MKVRFNRLAERELVAAAQYLETEAGLGREFLEEYERWEIQLRRFPRSFPEIAPGIRFGYLRRFKYHITYTIRGDTLRILYVRSARQEPLTKWSRT; encoded by the coding sequence GTGAAGGTCCGTTTCAACCGATTGGCGGAACGCGAGCTGGTCGCGGCAGCGCAATACCTCGAGACCGAGGCTGGTTTGGGAAGGGAATTTCTCGAGGAATATGAGCGCTGGGAGATCCAGCTGCGTCGCTTTCCGCGTTCATTTCCGGAAATTGCCCCGGGTATCCGCTTCGGTTATCTGCGCCGTTTCAAGTATCACATCACCTATACCATCCGGGGCGATACGCTGAGAATCCTCTACGTGCGCTCGGCCCGGCAGGAACCGTTGACGAAATGGTCGCGCACGTGA
- the rhlP gene encoding rhombotarget lipoprotein (RhlP (RHombo-target LipoProtein) is a family of predicted lipoproteins that, in general, co-occurs with a form of rhombosortase, and that has an apparent cleavage site for that enzyme, a GlyGly motif, near the C-terminus.) → MNSVPPLRRSVSRLFSAGLAAALLLSLSGCAGFWGQRRHHEASSVVQFLYPDKMPFVQPEIPTLRLPLRVGVAFVPSGSRGFTPIEAGFTEQQKTELMRQVAGQFKALPFVQAIEIIPATYLRPGGGFENLDQLRAMLGIDVIALIAYDQAQTSTDTEASLAYWTIVGAYVIPAQAQATHTLMEAVVYDIPSRSLLFRAPGTSTVKGHATLIRNSAELRKDSARSFTEAAAQMTTNLAAELELFKVRAKEEPHTVKIEHKPGYTGGGSLDAGFALLLLVVLGTAAVRQLRRSNRP, encoded by the coding sequence ATGAACTCCGTCCCTCCCCTCCGCCGTTCCGTTTCCCGTCTGTTCTCCGCCGGCCTCGCCGCCGCGCTCCTGCTCAGCCTCAGTGGCTGCGCCGGTTTCTGGGGCCAGCGCCGCCACCACGAGGCCAGCAGCGTCGTGCAGTTCCTCTACCCGGACAAAATGCCCTTCGTGCAGCCGGAGATTCCCACGCTGCGCCTGCCGCTGCGCGTGGGCGTGGCCTTCGTGCCCTCCGGCAGCCGCGGCTTCACGCCCATCGAGGCCGGTTTCACGGAGCAACAGAAGACCGAGCTGATGCGCCAGGTCGCCGGGCAGTTCAAGGCCCTGCCCTTCGTGCAGGCCATCGAGATCATCCCCGCCACCTACCTGCGCCCGGGCGGCGGTTTCGAAAACCTCGACCAGCTCCGCGCCATGCTCGGCATCGATGTCATCGCCCTCATCGCCTACGACCAGGCCCAGACCTCGACCGACACCGAGGCCAGCCTCGCCTACTGGACGATTGTCGGCGCCTACGTCATCCCCGCCCAGGCGCAGGCGACGCACACATTGATGGAGGCCGTCGTTTACGACATCCCCAGCCGCAGCCTGCTCTTCCGCGCTCCCGGCACGAGCACGGTCAAGGGCCACGCCACGCTGATCCGCAACAGCGCCGAGCTGCGCAAGGATTCGGCCCGGAGCTTCACCGAGGCGGCCGCACAAATGACCACCAACCTCGCGGCGGAGCTGGAGCTCTTCAAGGTCCGCGCCAAGGAGGAACCGCACACCGTGAAGATCGAGCACAAGCCCGGCTACACCGGCGGCGGCTCGCTCGACGCCGGCTTCGCGCTCCTTCTGTTGGTCGTCCTCGGCACGGCCGCCGTGCGCCAGCTGCGCCGGAGCAACCGGCCATGA
- a CDS encoding LysR family transcriptional regulator: MALNIHHLELFYYVARHGGISAAVRHMPYGIQQPAVSSQILQLEEDLGVKLFERQPFRLTAAGTRLFGFVDPFFSNLKATASRLRQRAALQLRLGAPENILREHLPAVLQRVKQEYPELRLALRSGLQLQLEGWVRDREIDLAVLPLARRLTRPLRFHLMLRLPLVLLVPRRSRYKTAAELWARGQPAEALISLPESDAICQLFQQGLKRHKVVWPTGIEASSLGLVTQYVANGEGVGVNIGVPALSQHPQVRALPLDDTFKRMELVAVWNGEPSPMVRAVVAEMQRYAQQVWPDWANPEKLK; the protein is encoded by the coding sequence GTGGCGCTCAACATCCATCACCTCGAGTTGTTCTACTACGTGGCCCGCCACGGCGGCATCAGCGCGGCGGTGCGGCACATGCCCTACGGCATCCAGCAGCCGGCGGTGAGCAGCCAGATCCTGCAGCTGGAGGAGGATCTCGGGGTGAAGCTCTTCGAGCGGCAGCCGTTCCGGCTCACGGCGGCAGGTACGCGCCTGTTCGGATTTGTTGATCCGTTCTTCTCCAACCTGAAGGCAACCGCGTCGCGCCTGCGCCAGCGCGCCGCCCTCCAGCTCCGCCTCGGCGCGCCCGAGAACATCCTGCGGGAGCATCTTCCGGCGGTCCTGCAGCGCGTGAAGCAGGAATACCCCGAACTGCGGCTCGCGCTGCGCTCCGGCCTGCAGCTGCAGCTGGAGGGCTGGGTGCGCGATCGCGAGATCGACCTCGCCGTGCTGCCGCTCGCCCGGCGGCTTACGCGACCGCTGCGCTTCCACCTGATGCTGCGGCTGCCCCTCGTGCTCCTGGTGCCGCGCCGTTCGCGCTACAAGACCGCGGCCGAACTCTGGGCCCGCGGCCAGCCCGCCGAGGCGCTGATCAGCCTCCCGGAGTCCGACGCCATCTGCCAGCTGTTCCAGCAGGGCCTCAAGCGCCACAAGGTGGTCTGGCCAACGGGCATTGAGGCGAGTTCACTCGGCCTGGTGACACAGTATGTCGCCAACGGCGAAGGTGTCGGGGTCAATATCGGCGTGCCGGCCCTCTCCCAGCATCCGCAGGTCCGCGCGCTGCCGCTGGACGACACCTTCAAGCGGATGGAGCTCGTGGCGGTGTGGAACGGCGAGCCGTCCCCGATGGTCCGCGCCGTCGTGGCGGAGATGCAGCGCTACGCGCAGCAGGTCTGGCCCGACTGGGCCAACCCGGAGAAGCTGAAGTAA
- a CDS encoding LysR family transcriptional regulator, with translation MNIHHLELFYYVALHGGISAAVRRMPYGIQQPAVSSQILQLEEELGVKLFERQPFQLTTAGQELREFVEPFFGNIAAVAAELRAGARPDLRIGGAELVLRDHVPVVMANVRARYPEVRLSLHSGYQSQVEKWLHEGQIDLAITSVGARPPVRLRQLRLIRIPLVLLVHESAPWRSAEELLARKKIPEPLVAQPAETSFMLDFQRELKRRRITWPQAVEVTSVELVMRYVLNGEGFGIVNYAALASMPAKGIRVLPLEGFEPLTMGALWRGELTDLLRTVINEVRAYSHRTFPDWAVPDQLD, from the coding sequence ATGAACATTCACCACCTCGAGTTGTTCTACTACGTGGCCCTGCATGGTGGGATCAGCGCCGCAGTCCGGCGCATGCCCTACGGCATCCAGCAACCGGCGGTGAGCAGCCAGATCCTGCAGCTGGAAGAGGAGCTCGGCGTGAAGCTGTTTGAGCGGCAGCCCTTCCAGCTCACGACCGCGGGGCAGGAGCTGCGGGAATTTGTGGAGCCGTTCTTCGGCAACATCGCGGCGGTGGCGGCCGAATTGCGCGCGGGAGCGCGGCCGGACCTGCGCATCGGCGGCGCCGAGCTGGTGTTGCGCGACCATGTGCCGGTCGTGATGGCGAACGTGCGGGCGCGCTACCCCGAGGTGCGGCTGAGCCTGCACTCGGGCTACCAGTCGCAGGTCGAGAAATGGCTGCACGAAGGCCAGATCGACCTCGCGATCACGTCGGTCGGCGCGCGGCCGCCGGTGCGGTTGCGACAACTGCGGCTGATCCGCATCCCGCTCGTGCTGCTCGTGCACGAGTCGGCGCCGTGGCGCAGCGCGGAGGAACTGCTGGCCCGCAAAAAAATCCCCGAGCCGCTCGTGGCGCAGCCGGCGGAAACCAGCTTCATGCTGGATTTCCAGCGCGAGCTGAAGCGCCGCCGCATCACGTGGCCGCAGGCGGTCGAGGTGACCTCGGTCGAGCTGGTGATGCGCTATGTGCTGAACGGGGAGGGCTTCGGCATCGTGAACTACGCGGCACTCGCGAGCATGCCGGCGAAGGGCATCCGGGTGCTGCCGCTGGAGGGCTTTGAACCGCTGACCATGGGAGCGCTCTGGCGGGGCGAACTCACGGACTTGCTGCGCACCGTGATCAACGAGGTGCGCGCCTATTCGCACCGGACATTTCCGGACTGGGCCGTGCCCGACCAACTGGACTGA
- a CDS encoding TRAP transporter TatT component family protein produces MPAAAPTLLASLCLLLLTGCASIDRMAVNKLGDALAGGGTAFAGDNDPILIRDASPFSLKLMESLLARNPRHTGLRLAAASGFTQYTYAFVQQEADATEETDVVAAATLRRRAVRLYQRARDHGLAGLEILHPGLRDSLRRDPRTAVRSCGAGDVPFLYWTAAAWAAAIVNGKDQPDLIADLPAVEALIDRALELDEAYDHGAIHAFLIAYEPSRPGAEGDPLARARVHFERALALTGGRHAGPLLTWAETVCVQQQDRARFEALLQQALAIDADARPEWRLANLVLQERARRLLARTDDLFLPVETTPATP; encoded by the coding sequence ATGCCTGCCGCCGCGCCCACCTTGCTGGCTTCTCTCTGCCTGTTGTTGCTTACGGGTTGCGCGAGCATCGACCGGATGGCCGTCAACAAGCTCGGCGATGCGCTGGCCGGAGGCGGCACGGCCTTTGCCGGCGACAACGATCCCATCCTGATCCGCGACGCTTCCCCCTTCAGCCTGAAGCTGATGGAGAGCCTGCTGGCGCGGAATCCCCGGCACACCGGCCTGCGCCTCGCCGCCGCGAGCGGTTTCACCCAATACACCTACGCCTTCGTGCAACAGGAGGCCGACGCCACCGAGGAAACGGACGTCGTTGCCGCGGCAACCCTGCGCCGCAGGGCCGTTCGTCTCTATCAACGGGCGCGTGACCACGGTCTCGCCGGCCTGGAAATTCTGCACCCGGGCCTGCGCGACTCTCTCCGCCGCGACCCGCGGACCGCGGTCCGCTCCTGCGGCGCAGGCGACGTGCCCTTCCTTTACTGGACCGCCGCCGCGTGGGCGGCCGCCATCGTGAACGGCAAGGACCAGCCCGACCTCATCGCCGACCTGCCGGCGGTCGAAGCGCTGATCGACCGCGCGCTAGAACTCGACGAAGCCTACGACCACGGCGCCATCCACGCCTTCCTCATCGCCTACGAACCCAGCCGGCCGGGCGCAGAGGGCGACCCGTTGGCCCGCGCCCGGGTCCATTTCGAGCGCGCGCTGGCGCTCACCGGCGGCCGCCACGCCGGCCCTTTGCTCACGTGGGCGGAGACCGTCTGCGTGCAACAACAGGACCGCGCGCGCTTCGAGGCGCTGTTGCAGCAGGCGCTCGCGATCGACGCCGACGCCCGGCCCGAGTGGCGGCTGGCCAACCTCGTTTTGCAAGAGCGCGCCCGGCGGCTGCTCGCACGCACCGACGATCTTTTCCTGCCCGTAGAAACCACGCCCGCCACCCCATGA
- the dctP gene encoding TRAP transporter substrate-binding protein DctP, whose amino-acid sequence MKAITCLLFCCLGSTLLAERVTIRLGTILPSGTAQHQALLEMGEQWRKDSAGGVKLTLYPDGRLGGEAEMVRKLRIGQINAALFSAVGLSEIDPGVTGLQIMPMVFNSWAAVDQVREKMRDRLEQRLRAKGFEVLFWADAGWVRFFSKEPAATPEDFKRMKVFVWAGDQAQLEIMQSLGYRAVPLETTDILLGLNTGLVNVVPMPPLIALAGQMNTAAPHMLDLKWCPIVGAAVVRREVWEQVPAAQRAAIVSAAEAAGAKLRARGREEDEESIRVMRQRGLQVHTLSPEARGEWERLVRDIHPKLRGTKVPAEIFDDVMSEVAVFAATASPAQAHAAAKP is encoded by the coding sequence ATGAAAGCCATCACCTGTCTGCTCTTTTGCTGCCTCGGCTCCACCCTGCTCGCCGAGCGCGTCACCATCCGCCTTGGCACCATCCTGCCCAGCGGCACCGCCCAGCACCAGGCCCTGTTGGAGATGGGCGAACAGTGGCGCAAGGACAGCGCCGGCGGCGTGAAGCTCACGCTCTACCCGGACGGCCGCCTCGGCGGCGAGGCCGAGATGGTGCGCAAGCTGCGCATCGGCCAGATCAACGCCGCGCTTTTCTCGGCCGTGGGCCTGTCGGAAATCGACCCCGGCGTGACCGGCCTGCAGATCATGCCGATGGTCTTCAACTCCTGGGCCGCGGTGGACCAGGTGCGCGAGAAGATGCGCGACCGGCTCGAGCAGCGGCTCCGCGCCAAAGGTTTCGAGGTGCTCTTCTGGGCCGACGCCGGCTGGGTGCGGTTCTTCTCGAAAGAACCCGCCGCCACGCCGGAGGATTTCAAGCGCATGAAGGTCTTCGTCTGGGCCGGCGACCAGGCCCAGCTGGAGATCATGCAGTCGCTCGGCTACCGGGCCGTGCCGCTGGAGACGACCGACATCCTGCTCGGCCTGAACACCGGCCTGGTGAACGTCGTGCCGATGCCGCCGCTCATCGCCCTCGCCGGGCAGATGAACACCGCCGCGCCACACATGCTCGACCTCAAGTGGTGCCCCATCGTGGGCGCGGCGGTGGTACGGCGCGAGGTGTGGGAACAGGTGCCGGCCGCGCAACGCGCCGCCATTGTCTCCGCCGCCGAGGCCGCCGGCGCAAAGCTGCGCGCCCGCGGTCGCGAAGAGGACGAAGAATCCATCCGCGTGATGCGCCAGCGCGGCCTGCAGGTGCACACGCTTTCGCCCGAGGCGCGCGGCGAGTGGGAACGGCTCGTGCGCGACATCCACCCCAAGCTGCGCGGCACGAAGGTGCCGGCGGAAATCTTCGACGACGTCATGTCCGAAGTGGCGGTCTTCGCCGCCACGGCCAGCCCGGCCCAGGCTCACGCCGCCGCGAAGCCATGA